Proteins from a genomic interval of Gluconacetobacter diazotrophicus PA1 5:
- a CDS encoding DNA polymerase III subunit gamma/tau → MTVSSDQDQSEDSGLPVPPDDGPGLFGDSPSPAAPPPAPLVAPVAASGGASGAAKPYRVLARKYRPTTLDDLIGQDSTVRILRNAFALGRVAHAFMLTGVRGVGKTTTARIIARALNCVGPDGTGGPTADPCGVCANCVAILADRHPDVLEMDAASRTGVDDVREIIEATRFRPMQGRMKVFIIDEVHMLSRNAFNALLKTLEEPPAQVTFVFATTELRKVPVTVLSRCQRFDLRRVPQSDLAAHFGRIARAEGAECTPDALALIARAADGSVRDGLSLLDQAIAQGSVEGDGAAPIGAERVADMLGLADRGRVFDLLEAVLAGQPDRALAITDEAHARGADLGVMLGDVLELVHTVSRLKAVPALRQSADLPEAERERGGALADRLSVPVLGRTWQMLLKGLSEVEMAPDRREAAEMILIRLCYVADLPPPGDLVRRLTEGGETGGSGSGALSGGPAQGTSQGTSASGLSVPGRPVSGNPVSGGQVMAHGGLRMVANGGVRIADPVAEPAPEPVPVEPAPEPEPDAAALTTWREVVAFVSGRDAMLHGHLRHSTHLVEFAPPRIAIRVDRAGLPGLTRRLETLLRRETGQAWEVRASTEAGQPTLAEQGAEIIQFHRAAAEAHPLVRAIFARFPDAILGAVTDHSLDDYGLPPEEAASVVLAPDLEFAPLDAELVDEDDLDVNDDR, encoded by the coding sequence ATGACCGTGTCTTCGGACCAGGACCAATCCGAGGATTCGGGTCTGCCCGTGCCGCCCGATGACGGGCCCGGCCTGTTCGGCGACTCGCCTTCTCCCGCTGCGCCGCCGCCCGCCCCCCTCGTAGCCCCGGTGGCCGCTTCTGGGGGCGCTTCTGGGGCCGCGAAACCGTATCGCGTGCTGGCGCGCAAATACCGCCCGACGACCCTGGACGACCTGATCGGCCAGGATTCGACCGTCCGCATCCTGCGCAACGCCTTCGCGCTGGGCCGGGTGGCGCATGCCTTCATGCTGACCGGCGTGCGCGGGGTGGGCAAGACGACGACGGCGCGCATCATCGCCCGGGCGCTGAACTGCGTCGGGCCGGACGGCACCGGCGGCCCCACCGCCGACCCGTGCGGGGTGTGCGCCAACTGCGTCGCGATCCTGGCAGACCGCCACCCGGACGTGCTGGAAATGGACGCGGCCTCGCGCACCGGCGTGGACGACGTGCGCGAAATCATCGAGGCCACGCGCTTCCGCCCGATGCAGGGGCGCATGAAGGTCTTCATCATCGACGAGGTCCACATGCTGTCGCGCAACGCGTTCAACGCGTTGCTCAAGACGCTGGAGGAACCGCCGGCCCAGGTGACGTTCGTCTTCGCCACCACGGAACTGCGCAAGGTGCCGGTGACGGTGCTGTCGCGCTGCCAGCGATTCGACCTGCGCCGGGTGCCGCAATCCGACCTGGCCGCCCATTTCGGGCGCATCGCCCGGGCCGAGGGCGCGGAATGCACGCCCGACGCGCTGGCGCTGATCGCCCGGGCGGCGGACGGATCGGTGCGCGACGGGCTGTCGCTGCTGGACCAGGCGATCGCCCAAGGCAGCGTCGAGGGGGATGGCGCGGCGCCGATCGGCGCGGAACGCGTGGCCGACATGCTGGGCCTGGCGGACCGCGGGCGGGTATTCGACCTGCTGGAAGCCGTGCTGGCCGGCCAGCCGGACCGCGCGCTGGCCATCACCGACGAGGCCCACGCGCGCGGCGCCGACCTGGGCGTCATGCTGGGGGACGTGCTGGAACTGGTCCATACCGTGTCGCGGCTGAAGGCGGTGCCGGCGCTGCGCCAGTCGGCCGACCTGCCGGAAGCCGAGCGCGAGCGTGGCGGCGCCCTGGCCGACCGGCTGTCGGTGCCGGTGCTGGGGCGGACGTGGCAGATGCTGCTGAAGGGCCTGTCGGAGGTCGAAATGGCCCCCGACCGGCGCGAGGCCGCCGAGATGATCCTGATCCGCCTGTGCTACGTGGCCGACCTGCCGCCGCCGGGCGACCTGGTGCGGCGCCTGACGGAGGGCGGGGAAACCGGGGGCAGCGGATCGGGCGCGCTGTCCGGTGGCCCCGCGCAGGGAACGTCGCAGGGCACTTCGGCATCGGGCCTTTCCGTTCCGGGCCGCCCGGTATCCGGAAACCCGGTCTCCGGCGGGCAGGTCATGGCCCATGGCGGCTTGCGGATGGTCGCCAATGGCGGCGTGCGGATCGCCGACCCGGTGGCCGAGCCGGCGCCTGAACCGGTGCCCGTCGAACCCGCGCCCGAACCGGAGCCGGACGCGGCGGCGCTGACGACGTGGCGCGAGGTCGTGGCCTTCGTGTCCGGGCGCGATGCCATGCTGCACGGCCATCTGCGCCATTCCACCCACCTGGTGGAATTCGCCCCCCCGCGGATCGCGATCCGGGTGGACCGCGCCGGCCTGCCGGGCCTGACGCGGCGGCTGGAAACCCTGCTGCGGCGCGAGACCGGCCAGGCGTGGGAGGTCCGCGCCTCGACCGAGGCCGGGCAGCCGACCCTGGCGGAACAGGGTGCCGAGATCATCCAGTTCCATCGCGCGGCGGCCGAGGCCCATCCCCTGGTGCGGGCGATTTTCGCGCGCTTTCCGGATGCGATTCTGGGGGCCGTGACCGATCATTCGCTTGACGATTACGGTCTTCCGCCCGAAGAGGCGGCATCCGTCGTACTGGCGCCGGATCTGGAATTCGCGCCCCTCGATGCCGAACTGGTGGATGAGGACGATTTGGACGTGAACGACGACAGGTGA
- the nudC gene encoding NAD(+) diphosphatase, whose protein sequence is MTMTPYRPGRNGGNFYSGSPVDRAAQDRADAARIASYLACGDTLLVPCWHGRHLIVQDGDDSARIELPARRSALLTPEILDRSNWVFLGYLDGRPLFVVDLSLLDQPELVFPHARGTFRELRPLAGLLPPDEAAILAQARGMVHWRAHSRFCGTCGAPNRPDQAGHRLACTTEPTHLHFPRTDPVVIMLVQRQDRVLLARGTRFGTESRTLSALAGFVEPGETPEEAVAREVMEEVGLPVDTIRYHSAQPWPYPGTLMLAFTAIAHTDALHLDPEEIVEARWLTRDDVRNHAALGFTLPGPTTIARRMIDDWLE, encoded by the coding sequence ATGACGATGACCCCTTACAGGCCCGGCCGGAACGGTGGGAATTTCTATTCCGGCAGCCCGGTGGACCGCGCCGCGCAGGATCGCGCCGACGCCGCCCGCATCGCATCGTATCTGGCTTGCGGGGACACGCTGCTGGTCCCGTGCTGGCACGGCCGGCACCTGATCGTGCAGGATGGGGACGATTCGGCGCGGATCGAACTGCCGGCGCGGCGCTCGGCGCTGCTGACGCCGGAGATCCTGGACCGGTCGAACTGGGTCTTCCTCGGCTATCTGGACGGACGCCCGCTGTTCGTCGTGGATCTGAGCCTGCTGGACCAGCCGGAACTGGTGTTTCCCCACGCACGCGGCACGTTCCGCGAACTGCGCCCCCTCGCCGGCCTGCTGCCGCCGGACGAGGCCGCGATCCTGGCCCAGGCGCGCGGCATGGTGCACTGGCGCGCGCACAGCCGGTTCTGCGGCACCTGCGGCGCGCCGAACCGGCCGGACCAGGCCGGGCACCGGCTTGCCTGCACCACCGAGCCCACGCACCTGCATTTTCCGCGCACCGACCCGGTGGTGATCATGCTGGTCCAGCGGCAGGACCGGGTGCTGCTGGCGCGCGGCACCCGCTTCGGCACCGAAAGCCGCACCCTGTCGGCGCTGGCGGGCTTCGTCGAACCGGGCGAGACGCCCGAGGAAGCCGTGGCCCGCGAGGTCATGGAGGAAGTCGGACTCCCGGTGGACACCATCCGCTATCATTCGGCCCAGCCCTGGCCGTATCCGGGAACCCTGATGCTGGCCTTCACCGCCATCGCCCACACCGATGCGCTGCATCTGGACCCTGAGGAAATCGTGGAAGCCCGGTGGCTGACCCGCGACGATGTGCGCAACCATGCCGCACTGGGTTTCACCCTGCCCGGGCCGACGACCATCGCCCGGCGGATGATCGACGACTGGCTGGAATAG
- a CDS encoding YbaB/EbfC family nucleoid-associated protein, translating to MKNLAGLMKQATQMQARMEEMQSKLEGMTIEGSAGAGMVHVTLNGKGDMKAVKIDPKLADPAEMEMLQDLIVAACADARKLLDERASEEMKKVTGGMNLPAGLKFPF from the coding sequence ATGAAGAATCTTGCCGGGCTGATGAAACAGGCCACCCAGATGCAGGCGCGCATGGAAGAAATGCAGTCCAAGCTGGAAGGCATGACGATCGAAGGCAGCGCCGGGGCTGGCATGGTGCATGTCACCCTGAACGGCAAGGGCGACATGAAGGCCGTGAAGATCGACCCCAAGCTGGCCGATCCGGCCGAGATGGAAATGCTGCAGGACCTGATCGTCGCGGCGTGCGCCGACGCGCGCAAGCTGCTGGACGAACGCGCGTCCGAGGAAATGAAGAAGGTCACGGGCGGCATGAACCTGCCGGCGGGTCTCAAATTCCCGTTCTGA